GTGATGCTCGCGGCGCTCGCGGTGGCGGCGGGCCTCTGCCGCCACGCGCTCGTCTACCGCACGGTGACGGAGGCGACGGCGGCGGCGAACACCGGGCGGCTCGGGATCGGCGCCGGATCGCGCAGCGTGTCGGGCTTCGCGCAGTGGGTGATCCCCTTCGGCGCGATGTCGGCGGCCAACTGGCTCGCGCTCCACGCCGTGCGCCACATGCACGAGTTCGGCACCCGGCGCGAGCACCTCGGCGAGATCGCGCTCACCGCACGCGCGCACGCGGCGCTCAACCCGGCCGCCGTCTACCGCGAGCCCCTCACCATGGAGGACTATCTCCGCGCGCGCATGGTCACCTGGCCCTTCGGCCTCTACGACTGCGACGTGCCGGTCGACGGCTCGACCGCCGTCGTCGTCTCGGCCGCCGACGCCGCCCGCGACCTCCCTCACCCCGCCGTGCGCATCAACGCGGTGGGCAGCGCCATCCGCGGCCGCCCGGTGTGGGACCAGTGGGAGGACCTGACCACCATGGCGGCGCGCGACGCGGCCGCGCAGCTCTGGGCGCGCACGGATCTCACGCCCGCCGACGTCGACACGATCCAGCTCTACGACGGCTTCAGCTGGCTCACGCTCGCCTGGATCGAGGCGCTCGGCTTCTGCAAGCGCGGTGAGGGCGGGCCATTCGTCGAAGGTGGCCGAGTGCGTCTTGGCGGCCCGCTCCCGCTCAACACCTGGGGCGGGCAGCTCTCCGGCGGCCGCCTGCACGGCTTCGGCTTCCTCGCCGAGGCCATCCGCCAGCTCCGCGGCCAGGGCGGGGCCCGCCAGGTGAAGGACTGCGAGGTGGCGGTGGTGGCGGCGGGAGGCGGGCCGATCGCGGGCTGTCTCCTGCTGACGCGGTAGGGCCTACTCGCCGCCGACCGGCGCCGCGAGCAATGCCTGCGCTGCCGGCGCATCGAGGCTATCCCGGCCGGCCCGCCGCCGCGTAGATCGCGTCGATGACGCGCATGTTCCTGACGGCGTCCGCCGGCCCGGTCGGCACCGGCGCGCCCTCGCGCACCGCGGCGACGAACGCGCGCAGCTGGCACTCGTAGGTCGATGGTCCCGCGACGCGCTCGCCGCGGCGCCCGCCCGGCGTCACCACCGTGAGCCGGTGGTAGAAGTGCGGCGCGATCGGGTTGAAGACGCTGAGCCGCCCGCCGCTGCCCTCGACGGTCGCGCGCGTGCGGATGAGCCAGGCCGAGAAGAGCGAGCAGGTGAGCCGCGCCGTCCGCCCGTCCGGGAAGCGCAGGCTCGCCTCCATGGCGCGATCGACGCCGCCGCGCGTCCACCAGCCGTGCGCGCGCTCCACCTCGGGCTCCGCGCCCGCCAGGTGGCGGAGGACGGAGACCGTGTAGCAGCCGGTGTCCATGAGGGCGCCGCCGGCCAGGTCCTTGCGGTAGCGGATGTCGTTCGGCAGCGGGAGCGGGATGCAGAAGTGCGCTTCCAGGTGGCGGACCTGGCCGATCTCGCCCGCGTCGAGGATGGCGCGCACGCGGGCGAAGAGCGGGTGGTAGCGCCAGTGGAACGCCTCCACCAGCACGCGCCCGGCGCGCTCCGCCGCGCGCGCCATCTCCTCCGCTTCCGCCGCGTTCGCGGCGAACGGCTTCTCGCAGAGGACGTGCTTCCCCGCCGCGAGCGCGCGGATGGTCCACGGCGCGTGCAGCGCGTTGGGGAGCGGGTTGTAGACCGCGTCGATCTCCGGGTCGGCGAGGAGCGCGTCGTAGGACTGATGCACGCGCGGGATGCCGTGCCGGGCGGCGAAGCGCCGCGCGCGCTCGGGGTCGCGGGCGGCGACCGCGAGGACGGTCGCCTCGGGCACGCGCCGCGCGGGCTTCACGAGCGCCATCGGCGCGATGCGCGCCGCGCCGAGGATGCCGACGCGCAGCGGGGGGGCCGCCATGCTAGGAGGCTGTCCGAGTAGTCATGGCGGCTGCGGCGACTCCTAGGCGCGCCCCAGGAGCCGGGCGGGGTTCCGGCGCGCCATCAGATCGATCGCGGCCGGCGGCACGCCGCAGCGGAGCATCTCCTCGATGAAGAGCCGCATGCCGTCGGCGGGATGCGGGCTCTTGTCCTGGCCGAAGTCGGTCGACATGATCGCGCGCTCGGGGCCGACCGCCATCATCGCCCTGGCGAACGTCATCGGCTCCTCGGTCGCGGCCATGCCGCCCGGGATGCAGGTCAGGTAGGTGAACTCGATCATGGCGCCCCGCTCGGCGAGCGCGAGCACGTCGGGCAGCCTATGGTCCGGGCC
The DNA window shown above is from Deltaproteobacteria bacterium and carries:
- a CDS encoding Gfo/Idh/MocA family oxidoreductase encodes the protein MAAPPLRVGILGAARIAPMALVKPARRVPEATVLAVAARDPERARRFAARHGIPRVHQSYDALLADPEIDAVYNPLPNALHAPWTIRALAAGKHVLCEKPFAANAAEAEEMARAAERAGRVLVEAFHWRYHPLFARVRAILDAGEIGQVRHLEAHFCIPLPLPNDIRYRKDLAGGALMDTGCYTVSVLRHLAGAEPEVERAHGWWTRGGVDRAMEASLRFPDGRTARLTCSLFSAWLIRTRATVEGSGGRLSVFNPIAPHFYHRLTVVTPGGRRGERVAGPSTYECQLRAFVAAVREGAPVPTGPADAVRNMRVIDAIYAAAGRPG